In Spirochaeta lutea, the sequence ATAATTCTGCTGCAGAATGGGCCCAGGGGTATGGTCCCCGGAAAAATCCCCGGAACTTCTCAAGGGATGGGGGCCTCGGTTGATCGGCGTTCCACGGGATGGCGTTATCTTGAATCCTTAATACAAGAGGATCCCTCGGGTGAAGCCGTACTGAGGACGATCGTTACGCGTGGCCAGGAGGCGGATGCCGGCAGGATAGACATGCAGCGCTTTGTTGATCTCGCATTGCCAGTGTTCTGGTACGGGATAGTATCAGGAAGTCCCGGGCTGGATTCCTCAGCACGGCTGGAAGTGCTTGGGGAACTGCTCAGGAGGGCTGACTGGAGGACAGTGGAAGGGCTGGTGAATATGGTGGCCTATGAATATGATTTCATCGTGTTTATACGGTTGTTGGAGGAGCTTTCCAGGGATTGGTGGCCCCTGATTGCACTTTATCAGGAGTCTTTCACGGAAAGACTCCATAGTTTTGTGGCTCAAGGCATCCGGAATGAGAATTTAAGCCTGGATTCCGAGATCCGCAGTATTGTAGGGGTGTACGGTATTATGAGAAGTAAACTCGCTGCCCAGGTCCTGAACCGTCTCTTTCCCCGGGAGTTCTGGGAACTGAGTATCATGGTCGCCCGACTGAATAGTACACGTAGGATGGTAATGGAACGGTGAAACTAGGTGTATAATTTTTTCCACCTAGAGTATAGTAGAGAGTATACACGATCAGGAGTGGCAGTATGAAGAAGTTGTGGTTACTACTTGGATTCCTCGGTGTCTTGGGTGCTCCGGTTATTTCTTTAGAAGTTGATGAGGAAGAATTAACTTCCAGTCTGGATCGTACAATACAATTTGAAAACTACGCGGGCCCGGTAGAAAAGTTTGAGACGGCTCAGGAGATTCGTTCCATCGGAACTGCCTTCGTGAACCAGTTGGGTCGTACCGAGGATGGACGCTTGGCCGCAGGGAATGCCGGCTATTTCGGAAAGTACCGGCTATTCCACATTCCCCCTGTTCCAGGGCAACCGGGTCGGGGTGCGGATATCCTGGAACTCCTTCCCAACGCCCAGGTCGATCATATTGATAACCTGCGTCGGATACTATCTGCATATCTCGAGTCAGCCTACGGATACTCCCCTGAGGATGCCCAAACCCTGGGAGTATTTGTAACCCTGTATAACGCCATACACCGGGGAGCCTATCCCCGGTTTCAGGAGCGGTACAATGGGGAGGTCATGGGGATTCTAAGGCCCGAACATCTTGGAATTGCCCTTTCCTACCGTGAATGGCCGGGAGCTACCCAGCTTGTCATCCCCTTGGCCGTAGATAGTCCGCCCGGGCAGCTATCTACCGTTCCTGCGGATGAACTAGCCTCACCCGAGGTCGTGGAGACCCTCAGAGATCAGCCCGATCGTGGGATTGAGGAGCGTCAGCAGGTAGTTGATCTCATTGACCGATCGGTGGAACAGGAAACCGATCAGATTCAAGAGCAACGCAGAATCCTGGAATCAACTCAGCAGGAACCAGCCCAACCTGCAGAAGAAACCCCGGGCTCCGAACCCTCGGCAGCCTCGGAGGATGCAAGATCGCCAGCTCAAACACCGGGTGATGCAGCTCAGCCGCGGGAAACACCGGAAGCCCAATCCCCGTCAAGTCCGGAACAACAGCCCCAGACCGATTCTCCCGCAGACAGCCCCGCGGCCCCTGAAGTAACGCCTTCCGAGCAGCCCTCCGAGGAGAGCCCCGAGCCTGAAACCCAAACACCGGTTACCCAGGAACAACTTGATCAGCGCGAGGAGGAGCTTCGGCAAGCCCAGGAGCGGAGCGATGAGATCCGGCAGGAGACCGCCCAGGATATCGCGGATTTGGAACAACCCGCCAGACAGGTTCCTCCGGTGCCGGTGGTTTTCAGCGACACCAGGATGGTAGACGGGAGCCTGCGTTCACGGTACAGCATCCTGGATGCCAATACGGGAGAGACGATGCACCGGGGGTTGGATACCGAATTTCTTGGCCGCCGGTTAGTGAGCACCCCAGCTGGATATCTTGGCCTCAGTCTCTCCGGGGATTTCGCCAGGCTGCTTCTTGTAAATCTGGAAGAGGGGCAGGTTGTCCAAGAGTCGGAGAACATCATCTACACCTACAGCGACTTGGCATACCATCAAGAAGGTGCGGTCCTCTATGCGGTGGTGTATCGGGACGGCGACTGGTATGTGGGTGGTTTTGACGAAGCTCTGAGCCTACAGATGATCTCAGTGGTAACGGTGCGTCCGGAAACAAGCCTTATTATAAAGGATTCGGTACTCCTGGTATCCCGGAAGGACGGCCGTATTTCACGGCTTTTATTGGATGATTTGCGAGTAAATAGTCCTTCTGGGGAGGGTCGGTGAGGTGAACAAATTCCACGGGCGGACGATCCAGTTAGTGCGGGACCTCAGCACGGATGAGCAAATCTACCTATACGAACAAACCAGGCGCTTGAAGGATGAACTGTCCCAGGGAGGCAGGGGAGAGGATTTCCGTATAAAGGATCCCGATCTAGCTGCGTATCTTTTCTTCATGGAGGATTCCACCCGAACCAAGGAGAGTTTCCGGAACGCAGCAAAATTCCATGGCATAACGGTAAATGACTTTGACGCAAAAAGCTCATCCTTCCAAAAGAAGGAAAGCATCACCGATACCGTTAAAATGCTCCTGGGATATAACCCCGCGAGCCTCTTCATTATTCGCAGCAGGATAGAGGGGGTATGCCGGTGGTTGGAAACTGCTATGGGCCAGTATGCTGAGACCATGGGGTTTCCAAAACCATCTTTTATCAATGCTGGGGATGGCCGGCATGAACACCCCACCCAGGAATTTCTTGATGAGTTTAGTTTTCTGGAACATCTGTCCTGGGACCGCTCACAGATCCATATTGCCCTGGTAGGAGATCTCTTCCATGGACGCACTATTCACTCCAAGGTTGACGGGTTGGGAATCTTTTCCGAGGTTCGGGTTGATTTGATCGCCCCCCCGGACATTATGATGCCCGGGTACTATATCAACGCCATGAAGGAGCGAGGATTCGAGGTGAGGATCTTTGAATCCATACAGGAGTATCTTGATCAGCATCAGGTCGCGTCGATCTGGTATTTTACCAGGCTCCAATTAGAGCGTATGGGGGAACGGTTGCAAAACAGGGCAGGAGAATTGCGAAAGGCCGTTACATTCCAACATGATTGGATGAACCGCCTGCCCCCCGGAACCCGCTTCTTCCATCCCCTTCCCCGACATAGCGAGACACCGACCATCCCGAGTTTTTTGGATACCACACCCCTCAACGGTTGGGATGCTCAGAGCAGGAATGGCTACCTCACCCGGATAATCGAGATTGGGCTCCTAGGCGGGACGCTTGGCGCAGATTTCTCCGGCACCAGCATTGTACCCCAGAGTTTCGACGGCAGTTTCATTTTTGAGGCTCCGGTGGTACACAGGAAGAAGCGGGAGTATAAGATCGGTATCAGGCCGGTAGAGAACGGCATGGTTATCGATCATATTGGCAAGGGCAAGAGTCCTCAAGTGATATGGGAACATATTAGTACGATTCGAAGGTTATTGAATCTCAATGTGGTTAGTAGCCACGGGGTATACCGATCCGAGGGAGAAGGGGTATTTAAGGGTATCATTTCTCTTCCCGGTCAGCGGGATTTTGAACAGCAGGCCATGGAGACCTTGGGGGCGGCGGCTCCGGGATGTACCCTCAACCGAATTCAGGTTGCTCAGGTTGTGCAAAAGCTTCGCATCGGCTTGCCGCCCAGGGTGCAAGGACTAACCGGAACCCGGTGTAAAAACGAGGACTGTGTTTCTTCTCCTGAACTACATGAGCCGATCTTACCCGATTTCTACCGATCCGGTGAGAATCTACTCATCTGCCGATTCTGTGAAACACCCCACTCCTTCAACGAGATCTGGGGTAGTAGTTGGGCTGGTGAGCAGTTCTGAGACGGGTAAGGGGATACCAAACCCGTCCTAACGGGTTCATGCAGTACTGCATTTCGGGGGTATCAAGGACAATCTCCCAGCCGGGGTGAAGCAAAGTCACCATCCAAAATGTCACCATCCAAGCCGGCACCCCCCCCCGAGAATGCTTCAGGACTGCACCGCTATCCGTACGCAATACATGGGTGGGCGTTGGAACCTACCCTCAACGGGGATGTTTCTTAAACAGACGGGAAAACAGGTTTTTTACCCACAGGAGAATCCGGGTGACCAAGGAAGGCCGCTTAAGCTTATCCAGAAGAACATATGCATCGGCGAGTTCCTCGGGGGCAAGACTTTTTCTGTGGAGATTCTCTTCGATCTCCATTTCAAGGTTAGTGGCAGAATCGAGGTTGGTAATTACTCGAACCTGAATGGTTTCCCATCCTAGACGGCGGACAGATTCCAGCCGCCGGTGGCCAGCGATAAGCTCTTTTTTACTATTCACCACGATGGGATTCATCAATCCGTGTTTGCTGATGCTTTCCATTAGTCCGGAGAGGTCGCCGAGGTTCTTTCTTATTCGATCACGAATTATTATCTCTGAGACTTGTAGCTGCATAGTAATTTACCTCCCGCATTAATCCAGGTATGGATTACCTAGAATACTCCCACTGGTATCATCATTCAATAATGGATTTCCGTCAAACATAGTGGGATCATCGGAGCTGCCAGGGGTTGATTGGGAAGATTCGGTATTCCCGGCTGAATCATCCCCGGAGGTTACCGTACCGGTGGTGATGTCATCAAGGAGTCTGTCCAATTCCGGATCAAGGGTCAGTGAAACATCGACCGTACCGATAAGGGTAGATCCTGAGGTACTGGTATATGTAACCAGGGGACTGGTTCCTGCGGATCCGCCAATCAATTTACTCTGCAGCTGGGTGACTACGGCCTCCTGCTGTTCGGCCTGGTATTCCTGAGAGAAATCAAATGCGGTTGGTTGGGTACCGGTACGGAAAACCTCCGTGTAGGTGGAACCCGTGTAGCCCGCCGGGGGAATAAGCCCGTTGGCGGAGGTAACCTCCATTTCAGTAATGCCGGATCCCGGCTTTACAAAATCGCGCCACGGAAGGCCCTCATGAATGGCCTTCATGTATCGCGCCCAGATAGGGCCGGAGGTGATGGCGCCGGTTTGATTAACACCTAAACTCTGGTTTCCACTATCAAATCCAATCCAAATGGCGGTAGTATAGTAGGGGGTAAATCCCAGGGTCCAAGCATTAGTCCAGTTCTGGGTTGTTCCGGTTTTTCCTGCGGTCGGTAGATCAAAGTCGCCAACCAAAGTACGAGGATAGCGCAGGGTACCGTATTCGACGGTATCCTGGAGGATGTCAGTCATTATATAGGCGGTCTGCGGACTGATGATCTGGGCAGCCTGTCCCTTTCTTGACTGAGCGAGTCTGATCTCTTTTTCCGGCTCCGCAATGACCCTTCCAAATCTATCCTCAACGTACTGAATGGCTATTGGAACTACCTCCCGCCCTTGATTCGGGAAAACGGCGAAGGCCTTTGCCATTTCAATTGGTGAGGTTGAAATGATTCCTAGACCGAGGGGATAGGAACGGGCGAAATTTCTTTGGATGAGCTCCCGTTCGGGTATTCCCAACATTCTGGAGGAATAGTCGATTGCGGCATCGAACCCCAAACGGCTTAGGATTCTGATTGAGGGTACGTTCATCGAACGGGCCAGGGCTGTACGGGCCAGCACTGGTCCTACCCATTCACCACGGTAGTTTTCCGGTCTGTAGGGGGTGCCGTCATCGTTCCAGAATACTACCGGTGAATCGTAGATCATGGTAGCGGGTGTTATTGCCTCTGTCTCAATGGCTGCGGCATAGTACAGCGGTTTGAACGAGGATCCTGGTTGCTTTCGCGCCCGTGTGGCCCGGTTGAAGCTGTTAGTCTCGGGATCAAAGGGGGAACCTCCTACCATTGCCACAATATGACCGGTATCGTTCTGCAGGGTGATGAGTGCTCCCTCAACGGTGGTAGTATCGGATTTCCCTTGGCTATCCAACAAAGCGGTCAACGAGCTGCGCCTTAGGGGATCCTGGGCTGTGGGTTGGAATTGATACAGAAGGGCGTTGAGACCGGGATTTAGCATCTGCAGAAAATACTGTTTAGCTAGCTGAAGCTGTTTCTGTCCTGCAACACGTAACTGGGGAATATTAAATGCTAGGGAGAGTGCATCCACCGTCGGGGCGAAAATCTCCGCGGCGTAACTGCTGCGCTGGGCGACATTATTCTCATAGATTGCATTTGCACTGGAAAGTCCGGAGTAGAGCCGAGATTCGGCCTCTCTCTGAAAATCGAGATCCAGGGTGGTATACACCGTAAAGCCGTCACGGTAGATGTCATAGCTGCCCAGAAGAATCTCATTTTGTAGGGTTTGAAAAACATAATCGCTGAAGTAGGGAGCCTGATCATCCCGTTGAAGGTACGCACTCGGTCGGTTGCTCCTACTGTAATCATAGTTGGCCCAGTACTCCTCAAAGGATTGATCAACTTCCTCCTGGGTTGCAAATCCGTTGGTTACCATTTCATTGAGAACAGTTCTCTGCAGCCCTTGGGCAGTGTTAGGATTGAGGATTGGAGAATAACGCCCTCCGGGGCTTGCAAGTTGAATGACCAAAATCGCTGATTCTGCCAGGGTCAGGTCCCGAGCGGAGTGACCGAAGTAGAGTTTACTCGCAGCCTCAACGCCGTAGGTCCCGTGCCCGAAATACGAATAATTCAGGTATTCCTGGAGTATTTCATTTTTGGTCCACTTCCGCTCCAATTGAAAGGCGTACCAGAGCTCAATGAGTTTTCTTCTGAGGGAGAAATCACTTCGATCCGCAAAAATCAACCCAGCCAACTGCTGAGTAATGGTCGAACCGCCTCCCTGGTAGTTGTTTGTGAGTATTCCGATTGCCGCACGACCGATGCCGGTTATGCTGAAACCGTTGTGGGAGAAAAATTCCTTGTCTTCCCGACTGAGAATGGCGTAGATCAAGGCCTTGGGCAGCTCCTCAATAGAAATAAGCTCCCGCTTTTCATCGGAGAAAAACTGGGTGATTAATCGTCCATTTCTGTCCAACAACCGTGTCGGTAGGGCGGCTTGGGTCTGATTAATGGATTCAATCGAACCGAGATTCCGCATCTCTGAAATGCTGATGCCCAGGAGGATTCCTATAGTTACTGTAAAAAAAATCACTAGAGCGGCGACAATTCGTAACCCTAGAATCATGCGGTTTGTCCAAGTACCCATAACTGCCAAGATTAGGCAATGCCCATGCCTTTGTCAATCCAGGGCGCAACCCCGTTGAAGGTTTATCCCAGGGATCTGCCTAACGCTTTTCTCGTCTCCTTATTATCTACGGTTACTATGCTCATCGACCCCCACCCAGGGACATCGAGGGGCGTATGTCCCGATGCCCGGAGCCGGAGTTTCCGACCGCTGCACTTCCAAATATAAAAAAAGGCCGGTCTGCAGAACCGGCCTTTACCCCGAAGGGTGCCGAAGTAAATATAGTAAACTGGGAGGGGAACTATATTTACCCGACAACCCTATTATCGTAAATTCCGGAGGATCCGTTAACACTTTCTTACCGAAATTCCTAGAAAAAACCACTGAAATGCTGCAATGTTACAGATCCCTTGATTATGCTGGCGATTATGCTGGGGTTGAGGAGGTAAAAACCGGTAGAATCCTAGTACCGCAGAGCTCTGATGAAGTGTGCAGGGTTGACAACCTCTCCATTCTTATGAATTTCAAAATGAAGATGCCGTCCCGTGGATAATCCGGTATTTCCCATAATCCCTACACCATCTCCTGTACGGACATCCTGGCCTTTTTTAACCAGAACCTGTTCTAAGTGGGCGTACCGGGTTGTAAAGACCCCATCATGCTCAATCTCCAGGTACAACCCATAAATCGGATCAACCCCCACATGGGAAACCCGGCCGCCCGCACTGGCCCGAACATATAAATCATCGGTATCCGAAGCCAAATCGATGCCATGGTGGTACCGTGTTCCCTCCCCGAAGGGATTTACATCCATGCCGAAGGGAGCGGTTATACGGTAATTACGAAGGGGGATGGAAAAATATACCTGATATAGCAACAGCCGTTCCGAGGATGTCAGTCTTGCACCAGGGAAAAAAAGCCAAGCACCCTCGTAATCGGAATTCGTACCCGGCCCGATATGGAGCTCCACACCTTCGCTCCTCCGATCGTCACCCGCTAAACGCCCATGGATCATGTCCTCCAAGTCATTTTTTGGCGAAGGAGATACGAACAGTCCCGGTTGGTTCGGAATGAGGATAGGGAAGGCCACCGGCTGATTGATCGATTCTAGTCGGTTCAAACTGGCCAAGGTATCTACAGGGATATTGGTCCGGGAGGCGATGGCAAGAAGGGTAGAGGGAGGATTTGGGATGTCTGCCCACTGGGGATTATAGAGCAGGAGGGAGAGTTCCGGGGGATCCTGGACACTTACCTCCGCCTGGTAAAACCGGGATATACTTTCCTGGAGAAAGGTATAACTCCCCGATCCGGGCTGCAGGGAAAGGCGGGGAAAACTCGGAGGTTCCTGGGAATAGGAAAGGGATATCCCTATCGCGAGGAACCAAACCAGAGCCGCCATGCCTGCATCCCCTCGGCTTCGAACCCGTACGTTCATAGCATTGGTACCATGAAGGGAGCTGCAAGTTCCGGGGGAACCCGTTTGTTCTCCAGGCTGGTAAACCCGAGTCGTCGCAGCGGGTCGTCGGGGGTATGAAAGTCTGAACCCCCGGAGACTAATAACCCGAGCTCCCGGGCAATCCTGAGAACCTTCCCGGAATCCCGGGAGGACATCCGTGAATGGTAGGCCTCGATTCCGTCCAAGCCCAGTTCCTTCCACTCCTGGAGAGAACGCTTGAGAGGTGACCAGTTTAGATGCAGGGATAGCGGATGGGCGATGATAGCTTTTCCTCCTGCCATGTGGATGGCTTGGATACCCGCAGCCAGATCAATTCCCTGGCGCGGTTCAAAGAGCGGTTTCCCCTGGCCAAGAAACCTGTCAAAGGCATCCTGAACGGTTTTTGCCCATCCCTTTTGCACCAGGTACTGGGCGAAGTGGGGCCTGCCGATTACGGTGCCTTGGGTCTGGGCCTGAATACTCCCATAATCCCCGGGAATTCCGGCGGCGTTCATTCTTTTGACGATCCGAAGATTTCGTCTGGTGCGCTCGGCCTGAGCCTGGTCGATCAGGAGTTCCATGGTATGGTGATAGTCATAGATTCCCAGCCCCAGGAGGTGGAACGCTCCCTTCGCGTATGCAATTTCTATTTCTATACCGGGTATGAGGGTGATTCCCAGGCGTTCGGCCTCCCTCATAGCCTCGGGTAACCCTGCAACGGTATCGTGGTCGGTAACAGCCAGGTGGGTAATGCCCAGTTCCTTTGCGAGGCTGACCAACTCTCCGGGACTGAGACTTCCATCCGATGCGGTAGTATGGCTGTGCAGATCAATCATCATAAATTTGACATTAACGGTGAGGAATTACAAGGTCAAGAAAAAAGTACTATTGTACAGAATGTGTTCTGTCCATTAGAATACTACGTATTGGTAGATAACCAGCCAGAAGGAGAACATCAGTGCCCCGTGCAGTTCAATATAAGGCAGACTCAGTCATCTATTTTGCTGGTGATACAGGCGATAAGATTTTTATTCTCCAGCAGGGCAAGGTGGTACTTCGCACCAGAGATATTGAGACCGGCGAGGAGGTGTCCGATCTCATACAAACCGGTGAATTCTTCGGCGTTAAGTCTGCTCTGGGACGGTATCCCCGGGAGGATGACGCCATGGTAATCTCCGATTCTCTGGTCGTGGTATTCACGGTTCCTGAATTTGAGCAGGTGGTCAGTAATAATACCAGGGTTATTATGAAGATGCTCAAGGTCTTCTCCAACCAGCTTCGCCGCATCCATGGAAAGGTTCGTAACCTCATCGGTGAGGGTGAGGCGGTCAATCCGGAAGATGGTTTATACAATATCATCGAGTACTATCTGGGGCGGAAGAGCTACAAGGAAGCGTTGTACACCATAAACCGCTATATTCAGTACTACCCCCAGGGCCGCTTTATTGATTCGGTTCGAAAGTACCAGGCTCAGGCAGAGCAGTACGCTCAGAAATACGGCCAGGGTAGGGGTCCGGCCTTTACC encodes:
- a CDS encoding P83/100 family protein, producing the protein MKKLWLLLGFLGVLGAPVISLEVDEEELTSSLDRTIQFENYAGPVEKFETAQEIRSIGTAFVNQLGRTEDGRLAAGNAGYFGKYRLFHIPPVPGQPGRGADILELLPNAQVDHIDNLRRILSAYLESAYGYSPEDAQTLGVFVTLYNAIHRGAYPRFQERYNGEVMGILRPEHLGIALSYREWPGATQLVIPLAVDSPPGQLSTVPADELASPEVVETLRDQPDRGIEERQQVVDLIDRSVEQETDQIQEQRRILESTQQEPAQPAEETPGSEPSAASEDARSPAQTPGDAAQPRETPEAQSPSSPEQQPQTDSPADSPAAPEVTPSEQPSEESPEPETQTPVTQEQLDQREEELRQAQERSDEIRQETAQDIADLEQPARQVPPVPVVFSDTRMVDGSLRSRYSILDANTGETMHRGLDTEFLGRRLVSTPAGYLGLSLSGDFARLLLVNLEEGQVVQESENIIYTYSDLAYHQEGAVLYAVVYRDGDWYVGGFDEALSLQMISVVTVRPETSLIIKDSVLLVSRKDGRISRLLLDDLRVNSPSGEGR
- the pyrB gene encoding aspartate carbamoyltransferase encodes the protein MNKFHGRTIQLVRDLSTDEQIYLYEQTRRLKDELSQGGRGEDFRIKDPDLAAYLFFMEDSTRTKESFRNAAKFHGITVNDFDAKSSSFQKKESITDTVKMLLGYNPASLFIIRSRIEGVCRWLETAMGQYAETMGFPKPSFINAGDGRHEHPTQEFLDEFSFLEHLSWDRSQIHIALVGDLFHGRTIHSKVDGLGIFSEVRVDLIAPPDIMMPGYYINAMKERGFEVRIFESIQEYLDQHQVASIWYFTRLQLERMGERLQNRAGELRKAVTFQHDWMNRLPPGTRFFHPLPRHSETPTIPSFLDTTPLNGWDAQSRNGYLTRIIEIGLLGGTLGADFSGTSIVPQSFDGSFIFEAPVVHRKKREYKIGIRPVENGMVIDHIGKGKSPQVIWEHISTIRRLLNLNVVSSHGVYRSEGEGVFKGIISLPGQRDFEQQAMETLGAAAPGCTLNRIQVAQVVQKLRIGLPPRVQGLTGTRCKNEDCVSSPELHEPILPDFYRSGENLLICRFCETPHSFNEIWGSSWAGEQF
- a CDS encoding ParB N-terminal domain-containing protein — its product is MQLQVSEIIIRDRIRKNLGDLSGLMESISKHGLMNPIVVNSKKELIAGHRRLESVRRLGWETIQVRVITNLDSATNLEMEIEENLHRKSLAPEELADAYVLLDKLKRPSLVTRILLWVKNLFSRLFKKHPR
- a CDS encoding penicillin-binding protein 1A; this translates as MGTWTNRMILGLRIVAALVIFFTVTIGILLGISISEMRNLGSIESINQTQAALPTRLLDRNGRLITQFFSDEKRELISIEELPKALIYAILSREDKEFFSHNGFSITGIGRAAIGILTNNYQGGGSTITQQLAGLIFADRSDFSLRRKLIELWYAFQLERKWTKNEILQEYLNYSYFGHGTYGVEAASKLYFGHSARDLTLAESAILVIQLASPGGRYSPILNPNTAQGLQRTVLNEMVTNGFATQEEVDQSFEEYWANYDYSRSNRPSAYLQRDDQAPYFSDYVFQTLQNEILLGSYDIYRDGFTVYTTLDLDFQREAESRLYSGLSSANAIYENNVAQRSSYAAEIFAPTVDALSLAFNIPQLRVAGQKQLQLAKQYFLQMLNPGLNALLYQFQPTAQDPLRRSSLTALLDSQGKSDTTTVEGALITLQNDTGHIVAMVGGSPFDPETNSFNRATRARKQPGSSFKPLYYAAAIETEAITPATMIYDSPVVFWNDDGTPYRPENYRGEWVGPVLARTALARSMNVPSIRILSRLGFDAAIDYSSRMLGIPERELIQRNFARSYPLGLGIISTSPIEMAKAFAVFPNQGREVVPIAIQYVEDRFGRVIAEPEKEIRLAQSRKGQAAQIISPQTAYIMTDILQDTVEYGTLRYPRTLVGDFDLPTAGKTGTTQNWTNAWTLGFTPYYTTAIWIGFDSGNQSLGVNQTGAITSGPIWARYMKAIHEGLPWRDFVKPGSGITEMEVTSANGLIPPAGYTGSTYTEVFRTGTQPTAFDFSQEYQAEQQEAVVTQLQSKLIGGSAGTSPLVTYTSTSGSTLIGTVDVSLTLDPELDRLLDDITTGTVTSGDDSAGNTESSQSTPGSSDDPTMFDGNPLLNDDTSGSILGNPYLD
- a CDS encoding M23 family metallopeptidase, which translates into the protein MNVRVRSRGDAGMAALVWFLAIGISLSYSQEPPSFPRLSLQPGSGSYTFLQESISRFYQAEVSVQDPPELSLLLYNPQWADIPNPPSTLLAIASRTNIPVDTLASLNRLESINQPVAFPILIPNQPGLFVSPSPKNDLEDMIHGRLAGDDRRSEGVELHIGPGTNSDYEGAWLFFPGARLTSSERLLLYQVYFSIPLRNYRITAPFGMDVNPFGEGTRYHHGIDLASDTDDLYVRASAGGRVSHVGVDPIYGLYLEIEHDGVFTTRYAHLEQVLVKKGQDVRTGDGVGIMGNTGLSTGRHLHFEIHKNGEVVNPAHFIRALRY
- a CDS encoding PHP domain-containing protein, with protein sequence MMIDLHSHTTASDGSLSPGELVSLAKELGITHLAVTDHDTVAGLPEAMREAERLGITLIPGIEIEIAYAKGAFHLLGLGIYDYHHTMELLIDQAQAERTRRNLRIVKRMNAAGIPGDYGSIQAQTQGTVIGRPHFAQYLVQKGWAKTVQDAFDRFLGQGKPLFEPRQGIDLAAGIQAIHMAGGKAIIAHPLSLHLNWSPLKRSLQEWKELGLDGIEAYHSRMSSRDSGKVLRIARELGLLVSGGSDFHTPDDPLRRLGFTSLENKRVPPELAAPFMVPML
- a CDS encoding cyclic nucleotide-binding domain-containing protein; translation: MPRAVQYKADSVIYFAGDTGDKIFILQQGKVVLRTRDIETGEEVSDLIQTGEFFGVKSALGRYPREDDAMVISDSLVVVFTVPEFEQVVSNNTRVIMKMLKVFSNQLRRIHGKVRNLIGEGEAVNPEDGLYNIIEYYLGRKSYKEALYTINRYIQYYPQGRFIDSVRKYQAQAEQYAQKYGQGRGPAFTSGMSGHENHPEPASPRAPKGGVAVSSTSADLPEESPDDQSYYQVLNLVGTGSYSEALGLLKPMIDKGESGEYYVPALFQIGRCFFGQELYDKAIKHLTGTIQKYPKMDDFAEALLLIGQSYEKSGNTAKASAVFQKIVQSNELDEVTRRKARKALNEIR